The following coding sequences are from one Mus pahari chromosome X, PAHARI_EIJ_v1.1, whole genome shotgun sequence window:
- the LOC110314416 gene encoding profilin-1-like has protein sequence MQSIEDVSQEIWQDCIKMCLQYEICNDAAIITNSPPWLLASPPEGNFLQITQEEIQTLLAREGREKLFLQGVTLAGIRCLLIRDNLFTQGNNSMDLRTKGQSRGSQAVTIVQMESVYLVVMGKKGTEGGPLNLKAFEIAGYMREAILQNMARS, from the coding sequence ATGCAGAGTATCGAGGATGTCAGCCAAGAAATCTGGCAAGATTGTATCAAAATGTGCCTACAATATGAGATATGCAATGATGCAGCAATTATCACCAACTCTCCACCATGGTTATTAGCTTCTCCTCCTGAAGGAAACTTTCTTCAGATCACCCAGGAAGAAATTCAGACCTTACTGGCAAGAGAGGGTAGAGAAAAACTGTTTCTCCAGGGAGTCACCCTTGCTGGAATCAGATGCCTGTTGATCCGAGACAACTTGTTCACCCAAGGCAACAACAGCATGGACCTCCGTACCAAAGGCCAAAGTCGAGGTAGCCAGGCAGTGACTATAGTTCAGATGGAGTCTGTGTATCTTGTGGTGATGGGAAAGAAGGGGACAGAAGGAGGACCTCTCAACCTCAAAGCTTTTGAGATCGCAGGCTACATGAGAGAGGCCATTCTTCAAAACATGGCCCGTTCCTAA